A stretch of the Flavobacterium aquiphilum genome encodes the following:
- the mgtE gene encoding magnesium transporter encodes MEFKISKELIKEIAQLIQAKNNHELEVLLNDIHHADFAEILDEVDIDEATYIFKVLDSEKTAEILLELEDDLRENILKRLSAKEIAEEIDELDTNDAADIIGELSKEKKAEVISELQDVEHAKSIVDLLRYDEDTAGGIMHKELVKVNENWNVLTCVKEMRIQAENVSRVHSIYVVDDDDRLKGRLSLKDLLSTSTRTPISEVYIKKLHFVGVDTPDVDVARIMEKYDLEAIPVVDELGRLVGRITIDDVIDVIKDEIEKRDTEDIQKFGGLEALDLPYVQTRLFEMVKKRATWLVVLFFGELFTASAMGFFEGEIDKAIVLTLFIPLIISSGGNSGSQAATLIIRAMALNELTLRDWWYVMKKEIASGFLLGSILGIVGFIRILIWQTLDFHDYGEHWFFVAMTVAVSLVFIVLWGTLSGSMIPFVLKKLKLDPATSSAPFVATLVDVTGLIIYFSIALLFLKGKLL; translated from the coding sequence ATGGAGTTTAAAATTAGCAAAGAGCTTATCAAAGAAATAGCTCAACTCATCCAAGCGAAAAACAATCACGAGTTGGAAGTTTTGTTAAACGACATACATCACGCTGATTTTGCTGAAATTCTTGACGAGGTCGATATCGATGAAGCGACTTATATTTTTAAGGTATTAGATAGTGAAAAGACTGCTGAAATCCTTCTTGAATTAGAAGATGATTTAAGGGAAAACATATTAAAGCGACTATCGGCAAAAGAGATTGCTGAGGAGATTGATGAGCTTGATACTAATGACGCTGCAGATATTATTGGGGAGCTTTCTAAAGAGAAGAAAGCCGAAGTAATATCCGAATTACAGGATGTTGAGCATGCAAAGAGCATTGTCGATTTGCTCCGTTATGATGAGGATACCGCTGGGGGAATCATGCACAAGGAGTTGGTAAAAGTGAATGAAAACTGGAACGTTCTTACTTGCGTAAAAGAAATGAGGATTCAAGCCGAAAATGTTTCAAGGGTTCACTCCATTTATGTAGTCGATGATGATGATCGTTTGAAAGGAAGATTGTCATTGAAAGATTTGTTAAGTACCTCTACAAGAACGCCTATCAGTGAAGTTTATATCAAAAAACTGCATTTTGTTGGTGTTGATACGCCTGATGTTGATGTGGCCAGAATCATGGAAAAGTACGATTTGGAAGCTATTCCGGTTGTAGATGAATTGGGGCGTTTGGTTGGTAGAATTACGATTGATGATGTCATCGATGTTATCAAAGATGAAATTGAAAAAAGAGACACCGAAGATATTCAGAAATTTGGGGGATTGGAAGCATTGGATTTGCCTTATGTACAAACCCGACTTTTCGAAATGGTTAAAAAAAGGGCGACTTGGCTCGTGGTGCTTTTTTTTGGAGAATTATTCACGGCTTCGGCGATGGGTTTTTTTGAAGGTGAAATTGACAAAGCGATAGTTCTCACTTTATTTATCCCGTTAATTATTTCCAGTGGAGGAAATTCTGGTTCACAAGCTGCAACTTTGATTATACGGGCAATGGCTTTAAATGAACTTACTTTGCGCGACTGGTGGTATGTCATGAAAAAAGAGATAGCTTCGGGTTTTTTATTAGGCTCAATTCTTGGAATTGTGGGGTTTATACGAATCTTGATTTGGCAAACATTAGATTTTCATGACTATGGAGAGCATTGGTTTTTTGTAGCGATGACCGTTGCAGTATCTTTGGTTTTTATAGTTCTATGGGGAACACTTTCAGGATCTATGATTCCGTTTGTATTAAAAAAATTAAAATTAGATCCAGCTACATCATCTGCGCCATTTGTAGCTACCTTGGTCGATGTGACAGGATTGATTATTTATTTTTCGATAGCTTTGCTTTTCTTGAAAGGAAAGTTGTTATAA
- the rsmA gene encoding 16S rRNA (adenine(1518)-N(6)/adenine(1519)-N(6))-dimethyltransferase RsmA: MEKVKAKKHLGQHFLKDESIAKDIADTLSLVGYEDVLEIGPGMGVLTKYMLDKPINTYVIEIDDESVAYLDANYPKLKDKIISKDFLKYDINEVFKGKQFAIIGNFPYNISTQIVFKVLEYKAQIPEFAGMFQKEVAERICEKKGTKAYGILSVLAQAFYDVEYLFTVDENVFNPPPKVKSGVMRMRRKEDFSLPCSERLFFNVVKTAFQQRRKTLRNSLKTLNLSDNLKEDKLFNLRPEQLDYTEFIALTQKIEADGV, encoded by the coding sequence ATGGAAAAAGTAAAAGCAAAAAAACACCTCGGACAGCATTTTTTAAAAGACGAAAGCATTGCCAAAGACATCGCCGATACTTTGAGTCTTGTTGGTTATGAGGATGTGTTAGAGATAGGGCCGGGAATGGGAGTTTTGACAAAATACATGTTGGACAAACCCATCAATACTTACGTTATTGAAATTGATGACGAGTCGGTTGCCTATTTGGATGCGAATTATCCAAAACTGAAAGATAAAATTATTTCCAAGGACTTTTTGAAATATGATATTAATGAAGTTTTCAAAGGGAAACAATTCGCGATAATTGGTAATTTTCCATATAATATTTCGACGCAAATTGTTTTCAAAGTTTTAGAATACAAAGCGCAAATTCCTGAGTTTGCTGGAATGTTCCAAAAAGAAGTAGCTGAACGTATTTGCGAAAAGAAAGGAACCAAAGCGTATGGGATTTTATCGGTTCTGGCTCAGGCTTTTTACGACGTTGAATATTTGTTTACTGTGGATGAAAATGTGTTCAATCCACCGCCAAAGGTGAAATCAGGAGTAATGAGGATGCGCCGGAAGGAAGATTTTAGTTTGCCATGTAGTGAGAGATTGTTTTTTAATGTTGTGAAAACGGCTTTTCAACAACGACGAAAGACATTGCGAAACAGTTTAAAAACCTTAAATTTGTCCGATAATTTAAAAGAAGACAAACTTTTTAATCTTCGCCCCGAACAATTAGATTACACAGAATTTATTGCATTGACCCAAAAAATAGAAGCCGATGGAGTTTAA
- a CDS encoding DUF4286 family protein yields MIIYNVTTNIHESVHDQWMIWMQHKHIPEMLACGKFSSARMVRVLVEEEMGGVTYSVQYETDSKETLVRYYEEDAPKLREEGVKLFGDKMLTFRTELEVISEH; encoded by the coding sequence ATGATAATATACAACGTTACCACAAACATACACGAAAGCGTTCATGATCAATGGATGATTTGGATGCAGCACAAACACATCCCGGAAATGCTGGCTTGCGGAAAATTTTCTTCGGCGCGCATGGTTCGTGTTTTGGTTGAGGAAGAAATGGGTGGTGTTACTTATTCGGTTCAATATGAAACTGACAGTAAAGAAACATTAGTGAGATATTATGAGGAAGACGCTCCAAAATTAAGGGAAGAAGGCGTGAAATTGTTTGGCGATAAAATGCTAACTTTTAGAACCGAATTGGAAGTGATTTCAGAGCATTAA
- a CDS encoding tetratricopeptide repeat protein: MKNLFLYIVLFCSMSIFAQNEQLAQYYYDKGDFEKALVSYQELSDGLPSNPFYFQRKIDCMQQLLQFESAEKEIQERLNKYKQAPLLVELGYNFQLQKNDTKAKKYYDDAIERIRKNPNEVYGVANSFEKKVLLEYALKSYETASQLVPTLDFKYQTALLYGQLGNMDQMIANFLDEAVLNPQASVMIQNQLARFMSTDGDSNFNDSLRKALILRVQKSQDVFWNQFLSWFYMQQKEFGKAFVQEKAIYKRNPESLSNIISLGQMAIEESDNEVATEVMDYVLANTTDVELIVQANTYLLQMKMDKAQEKDFAAINAQFELLLKQYGITPVTLSLQLKQAYFVSFLMKNPTEGKAIIKRAMDLQLTPFDQARCKMELADILLSEEKFNQALLYYSQIQENLQNSELSHEASLKSAKTSYFKTDFEWALKQFKELKSANTQLIANDALEYFLLINDNTVADSSQTALKEFAKGDYLLYQNRNQEAIVQFQKILKSFKGQEIEAVTLLRLGRVYEKLNDYNLALAQYQDIIDHHSDGIYIDEALYFSAEIYNKQLKQPDKAKALYEKIIFGHQDSIYFVDARRKFRELRGDTNL; encoded by the coding sequence ATGAAAAACCTGTTCCTCTATATTGTCCTATTTTGCTCAATGTCGATTTTCGCTCAAAACGAACAATTGGCGCAGTATTACTATGACAAAGGGGATTTTGAGAAAGCTTTGGTCAGTTACCAGGAATTATCAGATGGGTTACCTTCAAATCCTTTTTATTTTCAGCGAAAAATAGACTGTATGCAGCAATTGCTTCAATTTGAATCTGCCGAAAAAGAGATTCAAGAGCGGTTGAATAAGTACAAACAAGCTCCTCTTTTGGTCGAATTGGGGTATAATTTTCAATTGCAGAAAAATGATACCAAAGCCAAAAAGTATTACGATGATGCGATTGAAAGAATTCGCAAAAATCCAAATGAAGTTTACGGCGTTGCCAATTCTTTTGAAAAAAAAGTATTGCTCGAATATGCTTTAAAATCATATGAAACGGCCAGTCAATTGGTTCCAACACTTGATTTTAAATACCAAACGGCTTTGTTGTACGGGCAATTGGGGAATATGGATCAAATGATAGCCAATTTTTTGGACGAAGCGGTTTTAAATCCCCAAGCTTCGGTGATGATTCAAAATCAATTGGCGCGGTTTATGTCAACCGATGGCGATTCTAATTTCAATGACAGCTTACGAAAAGCATTGATTCTTAGGGTTCAAAAAAGTCAGGATGTATTTTGGAATCAGTTCTTGAGTTGGTTTTATATGCAACAAAAAGAATTTGGGAAAGCTTTCGTTCAGGAAAAAGCAATTTATAAACGCAATCCGGAATCTCTTTCGAATATTATCAGTTTAGGGCAAATGGCAATTGAAGAAAGCGACAATGAGGTAGCTACCGAAGTAATGGATTATGTCTTGGCAAACACTACCGATGTTGAATTGATTGTTCAGGCCAATACCTATTTGTTGCAAATGAAAATGGATAAGGCACAAGAGAAAGATTTCGCAGCTATCAATGCTCAATTTGAACTTTTGCTAAAACAATACGGTATTACGCCAGTTACCTTATCTTTGCAGCTGAAACAGGCTTATTTTGTGAGTTTCTTAATGAAGAATCCTACCGAAGGTAAAGCGATTATAAAGCGGGCAATGGATTTGCAGCTGACTCCTTTTGACCAGGCTCGATGCAAAATGGAGCTGGCCGATATTTTACTTTCTGAAGAAAAGTTTAATCAGGCGTTGCTTTATTATTCTCAGATTCAGGAAAATTTGCAAAACAGTGAGTTGTCGCATGAGGCAAGTTTGAAGTCGGCAAAAACAAGTTATTTTAAGACCGATTTCGAATGGGCTCTGAAGCAGTTCAAAGAATTAAAATCTGCCAATACACAGTTAATTGCCAACGATGCTTTAGAGTATTTTTTATTGATTAATGATAATACTGTGGCCGATTCGAGTCAAACTGCTTTGAAGGAGTTTGCCAAAGGTGATTATCTTTTGTACCAAAACCGAAATCAGGAAGCAATAGTGCAGTTTCAAAAGATTTTGAAAAGCTTTAAAGGGCAAGAGATCGAAGCGGTGACTTTGTTACGATTAGGAAGAGTTTATGAAAAGTTAAACGATTATAATTTGGCTTTGGCGCAATATCAAGATATAATCGACCATCACAGTGATGGAATTTATATTGATGAAGCCTTATATTTTTCGGCAGAAATTTACAATAAGCAATTAAAGCAACCCGACAAAGCCAAGGCATTGTATGAGAAAATTATTTTCGGGCATCAGGACAGTATTTATTTTGTCGATGCCAGAAGAAAATTCAGGGAATTGAGGGGAGACACTAATTTATGA
- the serS gene encoding serine--tRNA ligase, with translation MLQIAFIRENQEKVIKALAKRNMDATAIVEEVVQLDEKRRATQAELDNTLSESNKLSKDIGDLMKAGEKSKAAILKEKTVLLKEKSKTLGETAVVLANELTEKLYTLPNLPADIVPEGKTPEDNLNVFEEGEIPVLHEGAQPHWELVKKYDIIDFELGVKITGAGFPVYKGKGARLQRALINYFLDKNVESGYNEVQVPHLVNEASAYGTGQLPDKEGQMYHDAADDLYLIPTAEVPVTNIFRDVILAENDFPVKYTGYTPCFRREAGSYGAHVRGLNRLHQFDKVEIVRVEHPEKSYAALDEMVEHVKGILQELKLPYRILRLCGGDMGFASALTYDFEVYSTAQERWLEISSVSNFETFQANRLKLRFKDKDGKNQLAHTLNGSSLALPRVLAGILENYQTPEGIVIPEVLRPYCGFDIID, from the coding sequence ATGTTACAAATCGCATTTATTAGAGAGAATCAAGAGAAAGTAATCAAAGCTTTGGCCAAAAGAAATATGGATGCCACAGCGATTGTTGAAGAAGTGGTACAACTGGATGAAAAACGTCGTGCTACACAAGCAGAGTTAGACAACACTTTATCCGAATCTAATAAATTGTCCAAAGACATTGGTGATTTGATGAAAGCCGGCGAAAAGTCGAAAGCGGCTATTCTTAAAGAAAAAACGGTTTTGTTGAAGGAAAAAAGCAAAACATTGGGCGAAACTGCTGTTGTTTTGGCAAATGAATTGACTGAGAAACTATATACGTTACCAAACCTTCCTGCCGATATTGTTCCGGAAGGGAAAACACCCGAAGACAACTTAAACGTCTTTGAAGAGGGTGAAATTCCGGTATTGCACGAAGGTGCGCAACCACACTGGGAATTGGTAAAAAAATATGATATCATCGATTTTGAATTGGGTGTAAAAATTACCGGTGCCGGATTTCCTGTTTACAAAGGAAAAGGAGCTCGTTTACAACGTGCTTTAATTAATTATTTCTTGGACAAAAATGTGGAGTCTGGTTACAATGAAGTTCAGGTTCCGCATTTGGTAAATGAAGCTTCGGCTTATGGAACGGGACAATTGCCGGACAAAGAAGGCCAAATGTATCACGATGCTGCAGATGATTTGTATTTGATTCCAACCGCTGAGGTTCCGGTAACCAATATTTTTAGAGATGTTATCTTGGCCGAAAATGATTTTCCTGTTAAATATACTGGATATACACCATGTTTTCGTCGTGAAGCAGGTTCTTACGGAGCGCATGTTCGTGGGTTGAACCGTTTACACCAATTTGACAAAGTGGAAATCGTAAGAGTGGAGCACCCTGAAAAGTCGTATGCGGCACTTGACGAAATGGTAGAGCATGTGAAAGGAATTTTACAGGAATTGAAATTACCATACCGTATTTTGCGTCTTTGCGGAGGCGATATGGGGTTTGCATCGGCTTTGACTTATGATTTTGAAGTGTATTCTACAGCACAAGAACGTTGGTTGGAAATTTCATCAGTATCTAATTTTGAGACTTTCCAGGCAAATCGTTTGAAATTGCGTTTCAAAGACAAAGATGGGAAAAACCAATTGGCACACACGCTTAACGGAAGTTCATTGGCTTTGCCAAGAGTTCTTGCCGGAATTTTAGAAAATTACCAAACACCAGAAGGTATCGTAATCCCTGAAGTATTGCGTCCTTACTGTGGGTTTGATATTATAGATTAA
- a CDS encoding ferritin — protein sequence MLSKNIEIALNKQIRIEAESSQIYLSMACWSEVNGLEGIAQFMYAQSDEERLHMLKLIKYVNERGGHAQVTDLKAPKTTYETFKGMFEELYKHEIFVSQSINELVHITFEEKDYATHNFLQWYVAEQIEEEATAKNILDKINLIGDDKGGLYLFDRDIQQMAIASAAAPAK from the coding sequence ATGTTATCAAAAAATATCGAAATCGCGCTGAACAAACAAATTCGTATAGAAGCAGAATCCTCTCAAATTTATCTATCGATGGCTTGTTGGTCAGAGGTGAACGGGCTAGAAGGAATCGCTCAATTTATGTACGCTCAATCAGATGAGGAGCGTTTGCATATGCTTAAATTAATCAAATATGTGAACGAACGTGGAGGACATGCTCAGGTTACCGACTTGAAAGCTCCGAAAACAACTTACGAAACTTTCAAAGGAATGTTTGAAGAGCTCTATAAACATGAGATTTTTGTTTCACAATCGATTAATGAATTAGTTCACATCACTTTTGAAGAAAAAGATTATGCAACCCATAATTTCTTGCAATGGTATGTAGCCGAGCAAATTGAAGAAGAAGCAACTGCTAAAAACATATTGGATAAAATCAATCTTATTGGTGATGACAAAGGCGGATTGTATCTTTTTGACCGTGATATCCAACAGATGGCGATTGCCAGTGCGGCAGCTCCAGCGAAATAA
- a CDS encoding single-stranded DNA-binding protein: MQNRVQLIGNTGNDPIIKSLESGKKVANLTIATKDYYKNDKGERVEQTEWHTVVAWGKTAEIIEKFVTKGKQIGIEGKLTHRSYEDKNGEKRYITEVVASEIMLLGK, from the coding sequence ATGCAAAACAGAGTACAATTAATCGGAAACACAGGGAATGATCCAATCATCAAATCTTTAGAAAGCGGAAAAAAAGTCGCTAATTTGACTATTGCTACAAAGGACTATTACAAAAACGACAAAGGGGAGCGAGTAGAACAAACCGAATGGCACACAGTTGTGGCTTGGGGAAAAACCGCCGAAATCATCGAGAAATTCGTAACCAAAGGAAAACAAATAGGTATCGAAGGAAAATTGACACACAGAAGTTATGAGGACAAGAATGGTGAAAAACGTTATATCACTGAAGTGGTAGCCAGTGAAATTATGTTGTTAGGGAAGTAG
- a CDS encoding VOC family protein has translation MKTKMIWANLSSSDLEKTAKFYTDLGFKENCQRTEELVSMVFAENNFVINFFATKRFESALKGKITNTKNENEIIFSLSAESREDVDRWFEKVKQVGGTIFSNPENFEVGYTFGFADPDGHKFNFLYWPGM, from the coding sequence ATGAAAACCAAAATGATATGGGCTAATCTGTCTTCAAGTGATCTAGAAAAAACCGCGAAGTTTTATACTGATTTGGGTTTCAAAGAAAACTGTCAACGAACAGAAGAATTGGTAAGTATGGTTTTTGCAGAGAACAATTTTGTGATTAACTTCTTCGCAACCAAACGATTTGAATCTGCTTTAAAAGGTAAAATAACCAATACAAAAAACGAAAATGAGATTATCTTTTCCCTATCAGCCGAAAGCAGAGAGGATGTTGACCGTTGGTTTGAAAAAGTGAAACAAGTCGGAGGAACAATTTTTTCTAATCCTGAAAACTTTGAGGTAGGCTATACTTTTGGTTTTGCCGATCCTGATGGGCATAAATTCAATTTTCTCTATTGGCCGGGGATGTAA
- a CDS encoding nucleotidyltransferase family protein: MRIVDRNIEDLKKLCVIYNVEKMYLFGSALNSNFNRKSDIDLLVKFKTIELSKYFDNYINFKEKLEALFGREVDLVEEQTLKNPILINSINKSKELIYG; the protein is encoded by the coding sequence ATGAGAATAGTTGATAGAAACATAGAAGATTTAAAAAAACTTTGTGTGATTTACAATGTGGAAAAAATGTATCTATTTGGTTCCGCTTTAAATTCTAACTTCAACAGAAAAAGTGACATCGACCTACTCGTAAAATTCAAAACCATCGAACTATCAAAATATTTTGATAATTACATTAATTTCAAGGAAAAATTAGAAGCTTTGTTTGGACGTGAAGTTGACTTGGTTGAAGAACAAACCCTTAAAAATCCAATATTAATCAACTCAATCAATAAATCAAAAGAGCTAATTTATGGATGA
- a CDS encoding HepT-like ribonuclease domain-containing protein, producing MLFDIKLSIDEIDSFFSNEEKDFSKYKNNLMLKRAVERNLEIIGEAVNRIITRDTSFTERISNAKAIIGLRNQVIHAYDNISDENIWSILINHLPKLKFEVAELIRPKE from the coding sequence ATGCTTTTTGATATTAAACTATCAATTGATGAAATTGATAGTTTTTTCAGCAATGAAGAAAAAGACTTTTCAAAGTATAAAAATAACTTAATGCTCAAAAGAGCAGTTGAAAGAAATCTGGAAATTATTGGCGAAGCCGTCAACAGAATCATTACTCGTGATACTTCATTCACCGAAAGAATTTCCAATGCAAAGGCAATTATTGGATTAAGAAACCAAGTAATTCATGCTTATGATAACATTTCGGATGAAAACATTTGGTCTATTCTAATTAATCACCTTCCTAAATTAAAATTTGAAGTTGCAGAATTAATTAGACCAAAAGAATAA
- a CDS encoding ArsR/SmtB family transcription factor — MRRDIFQAIADPTRRAIIALIALQAMTPNAIAENFNTTRQAISKHLRILTECDLVKQVQQGREIYYSLEINKMKEIDEWLEQYRKIWEIRFDQLDDVLSTIKKNKK, encoded by the coding sequence ATGAGAAGAGACATTTTTCAAGCCATAGCCGATCCGACAAGAAGAGCTATTATCGCATTAATCGCATTGCAGGCAATGACGCCCAATGCAATTGCTGAAAACTTCAACACAACCCGACAAGCGATTTCAAAACACTTACGAATTCTAACGGAATGTGATTTAGTAAAACAAGTGCAGCAAGGAAGAGAAATCTATTATTCGCTTGAAATCAACAAAATGAAAGAAATAGACGAGTGGTTAGAACAATATCGAAAAATTTGGGAGATCCGATTTGACCAACTCGATGACGTATTATCAACAATTAAAAAGAATAAAAAATGA
- a CDS encoding SRPBCC family protein, translating into MNNNLLFDFTVDKTTKTVIIHREFDAELSLVWDAFTTKELLDQWVAPKPWTSKTKYMDFKVGGKRFYAMVSPEGQEHWSIQEYISISPKTNFKMHNAFADKDENPQLPGSEWDYNFSEENGKTIVSISIYNESLERMERMIEMGFKEGFTMSIDNLEKLLETLSKK; encoded by the coding sequence ATGAACAACAATTTGCTATTTGATTTTACCGTTGACAAAACAACCAAAACGGTAATCATACACCGAGAATTTGATGCCGAACTTTCGCTGGTATGGGATGCTTTTACCACAAAAGAACTTCTGGATCAATGGGTCGCTCCAAAACCTTGGACATCCAAAACAAAATACATGGATTTCAAAGTTGGCGGAAAACGCTTTTATGCAATGGTTAGCCCGGAAGGACAAGAACATTGGTCTATTCAGGAATATATTTCTATTAGTCCGAAGACCAATTTTAAAATGCACAACGCTTTTGCGGACAAAGACGAAAATCCTCAATTACCTGGTTCCGAATGGGATTACAATTTCAGCGAAGAAAACGGGAAGACAATAGTCAGTATTTCTATTTACAATGAATCTCTCGAACGTATGGAAAGAATGATTGAAATGGGCTTCAAAGAAGGATTTACAATGTCTATTGACAACTTAGAAAAATTATTGGAAACATTGTCAAAAAAATGA